In Candidatus Nitrosotenuis uzonensis, one DNA window encodes the following:
- a CDS encoding CAP domain-containing protein, with amino-acid sequence MSKKNIMVTVTVVSLAAAIYFGITVSRAMYELPTEQISHDYLVQHALELVNKDRKDNGLGSLALSANKAAQTHAEEILMTRTVSHWLTNGEKPYMTYARYGGAGGIGQNVAFRGITDIEQCKQSKCEIIDPIKKLEEIEYAMMFDDEYYEWGNKGNILDPNHTHVSFGIAYDEYSFVLVQNFEYNYINLTEPIGHDPNRIKIIGTLSEGRLYNISVYYDPFPTTGSYEAHKNEKTYGFGRQIAVVEPPLPPNSYYEKPRDYELIIAKNMVQDQSEIDVEFDMTGIAVEPGIYTLTVWLQINHDYVPATVYQIFIEPNIKDSI; translated from the coding sequence ATGTCCAAAAAGAATATCATGGTAACTGTTACAGTTGTATCGCTTGCAGCTGCAATCTATTTTGGAATCACAGTTAGCAGGGCCATGTATGAATTACCAACAGAACAGATAAGTCATGATTATCTTGTGCAACATGCATTAGAGCTTGTAAACAAGGATCGAAAAGACAACGGGCTTGGATCTCTTGCGCTCAGTGCAAACAAAGCTGCGCAAACGCATGCAGAAGAGATTTTGATGACAAGGACTGTCTCACATTGGTTGACAAATGGTGAAAAGCCGTACATGACATATGCAAGGTATGGAGGGGCTGGCGGAATTGGACAAAATGTTGCATTCAGAGGCATCACAGACATTGAACAATGCAAACAATCAAAATGCGAGATCATTGATCCAATTAAGAAATTAGAAGAGATTGAATATGCAATGATGTTCGATGATGAGTACTATGAGTGGGGAAATAAAGGGAACATACTAGATCCGAACCACACTCACGTAAGCTTTGGTATAGCATACGATGAATACTCGTTTGTGCTGGTGCAGAACTTTGAATATAACTATATCAATCTGACAGAGCCCATAGGACACGATCCTAATAGAATAAAGATAATTGGTACACTCTCTGAGGGCAGACTTTACAATATTTCCGTGTATTACGATCCCTTCCCTACCACTGGATCTTATGAGGCCCACAAGAATGAAAAAACATATGGGTTTGGCAGACAGATAGCAGTAGTAGAACCTCCTCTGCCTCCAAACTCTTACTATGAAAAACCTCGTGATTACGAACTGATAATAGCGAAAAACATGGTGCAAGACCAGAGTGAAATCGATGTCGAATTTGACATGACAGGAATAGCTGTAGAGCCAGGCATCTACACTCTCACCGTCTGGCTCCAAATTAATCACGATTATGTGCCAGCAACTGTTTACCAGATATTCATAGAACCAAATATCAAAGACTCAATTTGA
- the hsp20 gene encoding archaeal heat shock protein Hsp20 encodes MWFDNEFDRMFRRLSDRFFNMDDDFEQMWTRAKTEPYFYGYTLTVGSDGRPIVRQYGNAIPGLAATDVREPFVDEVVDKDNKTLKLIAEMPGVDKKDIKVTIEDKHARISAESGARKYNARIPLKYKIDENFVKATYANGILEVSLKLVEEKPKGKTIAVE; translated from the coding sequence ATGTGGTTTGATAATGAATTCGATAGGATGTTTCGAAGATTGTCGGACCGATTTTTTAACATGGATGACGACTTCGAACAAATGTGGACTCGTGCAAAAACAGAGCCGTATTTTTACGGTTACACACTAACTGTGGGTTCTGACGGTAGGCCTATTGTCAGACAGTACGGGAATGCGATTCCCGGTCTTGCGGCAACCGATGTTAGAGAGCCGTTTGTAGATGAAGTGGTAGACAAGGACAATAAAACACTCAAGCTAATTGCAGAGATGCCAGGAGTTGACAAAAAAGACATCAAGGTGACTATCGAGGACAAGCATGCAAGGATCAGTGCAGAAAGTGGAGCACGAAAGTACAATGCAAGAATTCCACTAAAATACAAGATAGATGAAAACTTTGTAAAGGCAACTTATGCAAACGGCATACTCGAAGTATCACTAAAACTTGTAGAGGAAAAACCCAAAGGAAAAACGATAGCCGTAGAATAG
- the thsB gene encoding thermosome subunit beta: MTTPQIVLLKEGTTQTKGNDAQKNNISAAKLIAELVRTSLGPRGMDKMLVDTLGDVTITNDGATILKEIDVQHPAAKMMVEISKATDNEVGDGTTSTVVLAGALLEKAEELIGKNVHPTVVVDGFKKAAEKAIAELRQIGIKIDALDKKFLKKVAVTTLSSKLVSSNSDELADIVVDAVLSVAEKVGDKYKVDIDNIKVEKKGSSSIKNTELIHGIILDKEVVHGGMPKRIDNAKIALLNAPLEIEKTEFDAKININSPEQMQVYIDEENKMLKKLVDKIVASGANTVLCQKGIDDMAQYYLAKSNILAVRRIKESDLTKLSKATGARIVTNINELTEKDLGTAKTVEERQVESDKWVFIEGCKNPKAVSILARGGSQRVVDEVERSIHDALMAVKDVVEYPYVLVGGGAPEARISAKLREWANSLEGRPQLAAQKFAEGLETIPLVLAENAGMDPLDTQVQLRAKGTAGAATFGIDVANGKVADLGSQQIYEPLAVKEQVVNAATEAACMILRIDDVIAASKPSTHAPSPGGPPGMGGMGGMDM, from the coding sequence GTGACAACACCACAAATCGTCCTTCTGAAAGAAGGCACAACCCAAACTAAGGGTAACGATGCCCAGAAAAACAACATAAGCGCTGCAAAACTGATTGCCGAACTCGTAAGAACTAGCCTTGGACCGCGCGGCATGGACAAGATGCTTGTTGATACACTTGGGGATGTAACCATCACAAATGATGGCGCAACCATACTCAAGGAAATCGACGTACAGCATCCTGCTGCAAAGATGATGGTCGAGATTTCAAAAGCCACTGATAATGAAGTTGGCGATGGAACCACCTCAACTGTCGTCCTTGCAGGTGCTCTGCTAGAAAAAGCAGAGGAGTTGATCGGAAAGAATGTTCATCCGACAGTTGTAGTCGACGGTTTCAAAAAGGCAGCCGAGAAGGCCATTGCAGAGCTACGCCAGATAGGCATCAAAATAGACGCATTGGACAAGAAATTCCTCAAGAAGGTAGCAGTGACCACACTCTCTTCCAAGCTCGTCTCCTCAAACTCGGATGAGCTTGCAGACATTGTAGTCGATGCGGTTCTGTCCGTTGCGGAAAAAGTTGGCGACAAATACAAAGTAGACATCGACAATATCAAGGTCGAAAAGAAGGGAAGCTCGTCCATCAAGAACACTGAGCTCATCCATGGAATCATCCTAGACAAGGAAGTGGTTCATGGCGGAATGCCAAAGAGAATAGACAATGCAAAAATCGCATTGCTGAACGCACCGCTCGAGATAGAAAAGACGGAATTTGATGCAAAAATAAACATCAATTCACCAGAGCAGATGCAAGTGTACATCGACGAGGAGAACAAGATGCTCAAAAAGCTTGTCGACAAGATAGTTGCATCAGGTGCAAACACCGTCCTGTGTCAGAAAGGAATTGACGACATGGCCCAATACTATCTTGCCAAGTCGAATATTTTGGCAGTTCGAAGGATCAAGGAAAGCGATCTTACCAAGCTGTCAAAAGCAACTGGTGCAAGAATTGTCACCAACATAAACGAGTTGACAGAGAAGGATTTGGGAACTGCCAAAACTGTTGAAGAAAGGCAGGTAGAATCTGACAAATGGGTCTTCATCGAGGGCTGCAAGAATCCCAAGGCAGTCTCGATTCTGGCTCGCGGCGGCTCTCAGAGAGTTGTCGACGAAGTAGAAAGATCCATCCACGATGCCCTCATGGCAGTAAAGGACGTGGTAGAATACCCATACGTCCTAGTCGGAGGTGGAGCCCCAGAAGCTCGCATCTCTGCAAAACTACGAGAATGGGCAAATAGCCTCGAAGGGCGCCCACAGCTAGCAGCGCAAAAATTCGCAGAAGGTCTAGAGACCATTCCTCTTGTGCTTGCAGAAAATGCAGGAATGGATCCACTTGATACGCAAGTACAGCTAAGAGCAAAGGGAACTGCAGGTGCGGCCACTTTTGGAATTGACGTAGCAAACGGCAAGGTGGCAGACCTTGGCTCCCAGCAGATCTACGAGCCTCTTGCGGTAAAAGAGCAGGTCGTCAACGCGGCAACGGAGGCGGCGTGCATGATATTGCGAATAGACGATGTCATAGCGGCATCAAAACCCTCAACACATGCTCCAAGCCCAGGCGGCCCACCAGGAATGGGCGGTATGGGTGGAATGGACATGTAA
- the fsa gene encoding fructose-6-phosphate aldolase, with amino-acid sequence MKIFLDTANLQSIRMYNDMGLLDGITTNPSLLAKEGGDPQKAMEEITRIIKGDVSLEVVATDYEGMMDEGHRLKKYGQNVVIKVPITADGLKACKSLTQEGIPVNVTLVFSPNQAVLAAKAGAKYVSPFIGRLDDIGQDGMGLIEEIKQIFANYNFKTQILVASVRHPMHVVQAAKIGADVVTLPPDVLGKMLKHPLTDIGLKNFLADWEKLKQSNHS; translated from the coding sequence ATGAAGATTTTCTTAGACACCGCTAACTTGCAATCAATACGAATGTACAACGACATGGGACTCCTTGATGGAATCACGACAAACCCTTCACTACTTGCAAAAGAGGGCGGTGATCCGCAAAAGGCGATGGAGGAGATAACGCGAATCATAAAAGGTGACGTAAGCCTCGAAGTGGTTGCAACCGATTACGAAGGGATGATGGATGAAGGACACAGATTGAAAAAATATGGACAAAATGTAGTAATCAAAGTTCCAATAACCGCGGATGGCCTGAAGGCCTGCAAGAGCCTGACTCAGGAGGGCATACCGGTAAATGTTACTTTGGTATTCTCGCCAAACCAAGCAGTACTTGCAGCAAAGGCAGGTGCCAAATATGTTAGCCCATTTATTGGAAGACTGGACGATATAGGTCAGGACGGGATGGGCCTTATTGAGGAAATAAAACAGATATTTGCAAATTATAATTTTAAAACTCAAATTCTTGTGGCAAGCGTAAGACACCCAATGCATGTGGTGCAGGCAGCAAAAATTGGGGCAGATGTTGTAACACTCCCACCAGATGTTTTGGGCAAGATGCTCAAGCATCCTCTGACTGATATAGGTCTGAAGAATTTTCTTGCTGACTGGGAAAAGCTAAAACAATCAAACCATAGCTAA
- a CDS encoding transketolase family protein: protein MSSVQMTDMRTFYGKTLVELGDENQNIVVLGADTTDSLKTADFGKKFPNRFFNVGIAEANLVSVSAGLAISGKIPFASTYAIFLPGRCVDQIRNAIAYPSPPGKKGLNVKLVVSHGGISVGADGGSHQQIEDIAIMRAIPNFTVFIPADTVAVSKLTRLMSQIYGPFYMRMARSTTPLVHQDSQEFQIGKGITMRDGEDCTIAACGITVKMALDAADSLKQEGISCRVVDMFSIKPIDADLLAKCAKETGCIVTCEEHNVMGGFGSAVSEVVSEVYPVPIKRIGVQDRFGESARDSEIPALLEKHGLTSINIAKAVKEVIGRKR from the coding sequence ATGAGCTCTGTACAGATGACTGACATGCGCACATTTTACGGCAAGACACTAGTTGAGCTTGGTGATGAGAACCAAAACATCGTGGTGCTTGGTGCAGACACGACAGATTCGCTCAAGACTGCCGACTTTGGTAAAAAGTTTCCAAATCGTTTCTTTAATGTGGGGATTGCGGAAGCAAACTTGGTATCTGTCTCTGCAGGACTTGCAATATCTGGCAAGATTCCGTTTGCAAGCACGTATGCAATCTTTCTTCCCGGAAGATGCGTTGATCAGATAAGGAATGCAATAGCGTATCCGTCGCCGCCAGGAAAAAAGGGACTTAACGTCAAGCTCGTAGTCTCACACGGCGGGATATCTGTGGGAGCTGATGGGGGCTCACACCAGCAAATAGAAGACATTGCGATAATGAGGGCAATACCAAACTTTACGGTGTTCATACCAGCTGACACCGTAGCAGTTTCAAAGCTGACAAGACTGATGTCTCAGATATATGGGCCGTTTTACATGAGGATGGCCCGCTCGACAACTCCGTTGGTGCATCAGGATTCTCAGGAATTCCAGATAGGCAAGGGAATTACCATGAGGGATGGTGAGGACTGTACAATTGCAGCATGCGGAATAACAGTAAAAATGGCCCTTGATGCGGCAGACTCGCTAAAGCAAGAAGGCATTTCCTGCAGAGTAGTCGACATGTTTTCAATAAAACCAATCGATGCAGATCTGCTAGCCAAGTGCGCAAAAGAGACTGGCTGCATTGTAACATGCGAGGAACACAACGTGATGGGCGGCTTTGGCTCTGCAGTATCCGAAGTTGTTTCTGAAGTCTATCCTGTACCAATAAAGCGTATCGGGGTTCAGGACAGATTCGGAGAATCTGCCAGAGACAGCGAGATTCCTGCGCTTCTGGAAAAGCACGGTCTTACATCAATTAATATAGCAAAAGCAGTAAAAGAAGTGATAGGCAGGAAAAGATAA
- a CDS encoding ribulose-phosphate 3-epimerase yields the protein MGLNYYRIKKNARKARKLVIRATSIAGSGHPGGSFSMAEIMGCIFFKHLRYDPKNPQWEDRDKLVLSKGHASPGLFSNMALAGYFDISELDTLRQLGSRLQGHPDLKCPGVEFCGGSLGIGLSFSIGSALAARIDGRPTRVFTVMGDGETDEGQVWEAAMTASKYKVDNLTAILDRNFIQQDSYTEKIMPLDEELVGDDLSEMWRDASRWKVGDKWRSFGWNVIDIDGHRIEQIDNAIKKAMQTKGVPSIIVARTIKGKGVEHMEDNPKWHGQAPKKEFVPIIDMEIDSQSMIAPSIIAGDMTNLENEVKRCVNGRADYIHLDVMDGQFVPNKTFDHTKIKELRPLTVIPFDTHLMINEPVRHVRDYIEAGSDIITVHAEVCDASSFGQINDMLRASEVGVGLAINPDTELPEWSKEFIPTLDQLIVMSVVPGKSGQKYIEATHEKMHRLIGILQENKFEGYIEADGGVTLDNIGSCFVDGARAFVGGSAIIGQQDVRGVIREFRNKIAYARRRMLIQKAYELGGKELVAKWIDLHIIGEKKNQLLQIAKELGY from the coding sequence ATGGGCCTAAATTATTATAGAATTAAAAAAAATGCGCGCAAGGCGCGCAAGCTGGTCATTCGCGCCACATCGATCGCAGGCTCAGGACATCCTGGAGGTTCCTTCTCGATGGCCGAGATAATGGGCTGTATTTTCTTCAAGCATCTAAGATATGATCCGAAAAACCCGCAATGGGAGGATCGTGACAAGTTAGTACTATCAAAAGGCCACGCATCACCAGGACTTTTCTCAAACATGGCGCTTGCAGGCTATTTTGATATCTCAGAGCTTGATACGCTAAGACAGCTTGGCAGCAGACTGCAGGGACATCCGGATCTAAAATGCCCTGGAGTCGAATTTTGTGGTGGCTCTCTTGGCATAGGGCTATCATTTTCGATAGGGAGTGCTCTTGCAGCACGTATTGATGGCAGGCCAACAAGGGTGTTCACTGTGATGGGGGATGGAGAGACTGACGAAGGCCAGGTATGGGAGGCGGCAATGACCGCATCAAAATACAAGGTTGATAATCTGACTGCGATACTTGATAGGAATTTTATCCAACAAGACTCTTACACGGAAAAAATAATGCCGCTTGATGAGGAACTGGTGGGAGATGATCTCTCTGAGATGTGGCGCGACGCAAGCAGATGGAAAGTGGGCGACAAATGGCGCTCGTTTGGGTGGAATGTCATCGATATCGATGGACACAGAATAGAGCAGATTGACAATGCAATAAAAAAGGCAATGCAAACCAAGGGCGTGCCGTCAATAATAGTGGCCCGAACCATCAAAGGAAAGGGCGTAGAACACATGGAGGACAACCCAAAATGGCACGGACAGGCGCCCAAAAAAGAATTTGTGCCGATAATAGACATGGAGATTGATTCGCAGTCGATGATTGCACCTTCAATTATCGCAGGCGATATGACCAACCTTGAGAATGAGGTGAAAAGATGCGTCAACGGCCGTGCCGACTATATCCACCTTGATGTGATGGATGGGCAGTTTGTACCAAACAAGACGTTTGATCATACCAAGATAAAGGAGCTCAGGCCTCTGACGGTAATACCGTTTGACACTCATCTTATGATAAACGAGCCGGTAAGACATGTGCGAGACTACATCGAGGCGGGCTCTGATATCATTACTGTTCATGCAGAAGTGTGTGATGCGTCCAGCTTTGGACAGATAAACGACATGCTGAGGGCCTCGGAGGTGGGGGTTGGACTTGCAATCAACCCTGACACAGAGCTACCGGAATGGTCAAAGGAATTCATACCAACGCTTGACCAGCTGATAGTGATGTCTGTGGTGCCAGGCAAGTCAGGACAAAAATACATCGAGGCAACACATGAGAAGATGCATAGATTGATAGGCATACTGCAAGAGAACAAATTTGAAGGATATATTGAGGCTGACGGTGGAGTCACACTTGACAATATAGGATCGTGTTTTGTTGATGGGGCAAGGGCATTTGTTGGTGGAAGTGCAATTATCGGCCAGCAGGATGTGCGCGGTGTAATACGTGAATTCAGAAACAAGATAGCGTACGCAAGGCGCAGGATGCTTATTCAAAAGGCATATGAACTTGGCGGCAAGGAGCTGGTGGCAAAATGGATCGACCTACACATTATTGGAGAGAAAAAGAATCAACTTTTGCAAATTGCCAAGGAGTTGGGATATTGA
- the mscL gene encoding large conductance mechanosensitive channel protein MscL codes for MSEKPVERKGLLQEFVRFLQTFGVIGLAIAFVIGAASSKLVSSLVSDLINPLIGLVLQDAGELKMLSFTVNKSTFAYGSFIANVIDFAIIAFVVFILYKQLSRLKLVEDKTKPS; via the coding sequence ATGTCAGAAAAGCCGGTTGAGAGAAAAGGACTACTCCAAGAATTTGTCCGCTTTCTTCAGACGTTTGGTGTGATAGGACTTGCAATAGCATTTGTCATAGGTGCGGCCTCTTCAAAATTGGTAAGCTCGCTTGTATCAGATCTGATAAACCCGCTTATAGGCCTAGTGCTACAGGATGCAGGTGAGCTCAAGATGCTCTCGTTCACAGTGAACAAATCCACCTTTGCGTATGGAAGTTTTATTGCAAATGTGATAGACTTTGCAATAATTGCGTTTGTGGTGTTTATTCTCTACAAGCAGCTTTCAAGGCTCAAACTTGTCGAAGATAAAACAAAGCCATCCTAG
- a CDS encoding universal stress protein, which produces MAQDTQIICPQIDTCEEISPSLIKHILVPFDLSDMSHRAFEFSLDLAKKYNARISVLTIMYSEVLSSSFLDMSSHQKIIEKEKMSQISTSFILLEDAAKKFSVQLKSDMVFSKNVADTILSFSTNRKVDLIVMGTRARSSPRRFMIGSVAMDVIQKASCPVILVK; this is translated from the coding sequence TTGGCTCAAGACACACAGATAATATGTCCCCAAATAGATACGTGTGAGGAGATCTCTCCATCCCTTATCAAGCACATTCTTGTGCCATTTGATCTCTCTGATATGTCACATAGGGCATTCGAGTTTTCTTTAGACCTTGCAAAAAAATACAATGCGCGAATTTCCGTTCTCACAATAATGTACAGTGAAGTCTTGTCAAGCTCATTTTTAGACATGAGCAGTCATCAGAAGATAATAGAGAAGGAAAAGATGAGTCAGATAAGTACTTCATTCATACTTTTAGAGGATGCAGCAAAAAAATTCAGCGTACAATTAAAGTCAGATATGGTATTTTCAAAGAATGTTGCAGATACAATATTGTCGTTTTCCACTAACCGCAAAGTTGACTTGATAGTGATGGGAACTCGCGCAAGAAGCAGTCCAAGGCGATTCATGATTGGCAGTGTGGCAATGGACGTGATCCAAAAGGCATCATGCCCAGTTATTTTGGTAAAATAG
- a CDS encoding leucyl aminopeptidase: protein MTVRVESVDPVKKKTEALCFFVSEKSEEPFGLPNLDKMLQLGIRQACKETKGKIGSISVVHTHQIIPAQRIIIVGIGPRHKITHEQVRLAAGKIAKKTSEMGLSEICLVIPDRFPLKTKVAANSAIEGVHLASYSFDKYKPDKKQKTPSLTLLATGREKVSDIISRAQTVSDGVIYARSIANLPPNECNPEQLASFAKSLAAKSNLKCTILSKSELKQKGFGGISAVGQGSKNEPKLIILEYSGKKGEKPILIVGKAVTFDTGGISLKPADKMDEMKFDKCGGCTVLGIMKAVAGLNLPVNLVGIIPSVENMPGGESYRPGDIIRLYGGKTAEILNTDAEGRLILFDALSYGIKTYSPKEVIDFATLTGACIVALGTNVAGLVSNNKKIAERIIRASERTGEQVWQLPINDDYMEMIKSDYAEIKNVGPGRVAGTITAAAFLANAVGNTPWAHFDIAGTAWIQTGSKDKSYNPKGATGFGVRLILDYLSNP, encoded by the coding sequence ATGACTGTGAGGGTAGAGTCAGTGGACCCTGTAAAAAAGAAGACTGAGGCATTATGCTTTTTTGTATCAGAAAAATCGGAAGAGCCTTTCGGTCTGCCGAATCTAGACAAGATGCTGCAGCTTGGAATAAGGCAAGCATGCAAGGAGACAAAGGGCAAAATTGGAAGCATATCTGTTGTCCACACTCACCAGATTATTCCAGCGCAAAGAATAATCATAGTAGGAATAGGGCCAAGGCACAAGATCACGCATGAGCAGGTAAGGCTTGCAGCAGGCAAGATTGCAAAAAAGACTTCTGAGATGGGCCTTAGCGAGATCTGTCTTGTTATTCCAGACCGCTTTCCATTAAAGACAAAAGTTGCCGCCAACTCTGCCATCGAGGGAGTACACCTTGCATCATATTCGTTTGACAAGTACAAACCTGATAAAAAGCAGAAAACTCCATCTCTGACTCTTCTTGCAACAGGACGTGAGAAAGTATCAGATATTATCTCAAGAGCCCAAACAGTTTCGGACGGAGTAATTTACGCGCGAAGCATTGCGAACCTGCCTCCAAATGAATGCAATCCAGAACAGCTTGCGAGTTTTGCAAAATCGCTTGCAGCAAAGTCTAACTTAAAGTGTACCATACTCTCAAAGAGCGAGCTAAAGCAAAAGGGATTTGGCGGTATATCGGCAGTAGGTCAGGGAAGTAAGAATGAGCCTAAGCTTATCATACTAGAGTACTCTGGAAAGAAAGGAGAAAAGCCAATACTAATTGTAGGAAAGGCAGTCACATTCGATACAGGTGGAATTTCGCTAAAGCCTGCAGATAAGATGGATGAGATGAAGTTTGACAAATGTGGAGGCTGTACAGTACTTGGCATAATGAAGGCCGTGGCTGGGCTGAATCTTCCGGTGAATCTTGTTGGAATAATTCCATCGGTTGAAAATATGCCGGGAGGCGAGTCGTATCGTCCTGGAGACATAATAAGACTGTACGGCGGAAAGACTGCTGAGATTTTGAACACGGACGCAGAGGGACGACTGATTCTCTTTGACGCGTTATCCTACGGAATCAAGACGTATTCGCCAAAAGAAGTGATCGATTTTGCAACCCTGACTGGAGCGTGCATTGTAGCGCTTGGAACGAATGTGGCAGGACTTGTTAGCAATAACAAAAAGATTGCAGAAAGGATTATCAGAGCATCAGAGAGGACAGGAGAGCAGGTCTGGCAGCTGCCGATTAACGATGACTATATGGAGATGATAAAATCAGACTATGCTGAAATCAAAAATGTTGGCCCTGGCAGGGTTGCAGGTACCATAACGGCTGCAGCATTTCTTGCAAATGCCGTAGGAAATACCCCATGGGCTCACTTTGACATAGCTGGCACGGCATGGATTCAGACCGGCTCAAAGGATAAATCATACAATCCAAAGGGCGCCACAGGTTTTGGTGTTAGGTTGATTTTGGATTATCTTAGTAACCCCTAG
- a CDS encoding ribosome biogenesis/translation initiation ATPase RLI, which translates to MTHRVAVLDKELCQPKKCGLECIKYCPVNKSGADCIVLNEEIKKAQIDENICNGCGICVKVCPFEAITIVNLATEIATDKIHQYGMNSFRLYKLPTPKKGEVVGLLGRNGMGKSTVVSILSGNLMPNLGNYENPPGWEQVLKHFAGTELKEHFEKIKNQEIKASIKPQQVYNISQIFDGTGKELLDKYDQRGVVPELVRELGLENAVEHHVKELSGGELQRIAVAAAAARDADFYFFDEPSSYNDVFQRRGVARVIHSLANIGKSVMVVEHDLTLLDFLSDYIEILYGEPSAYGIVSNVLSTKVGINVFLDGYLPNENVRFRDKKFSFDVSTSQDDFEKGEVVITYPKLVRRYPAFSVTIEPGQVRRGEVLGIMGANALGKTTMMKMIAGVEKPDEGSVDKAITISYKPQYIPNDYDVEVISVLDKANEGPIMGSAEEEQILDPLKIKKLYNKSIKNLSGGELQKVAVATCLLKKADVYALDEPSAFLDVEDRIAIAKFLQKFVRSYAKSAIVIDHDIQLMDLISDSIVIFEGVSGLEGRATAPLGKAEAMNRFLHSLDITFRRDEQTLRPRVNKAGSRLDKQQKDSGNFYYKR; encoded by the coding sequence GTGACACACCGAGTTGCCGTCCTAGACAAGGAACTGTGCCAGCCAAAAAAATGTGGTCTTGAATGCATCAAGTACTGCCCTGTAAACAAGTCTGGGGCCGACTGCATAGTCTTGAATGAGGAGATAAAAAAGGCACAGATTGACGAGAACATTTGCAATGGATGCGGCATCTGCGTCAAAGTATGTCCATTTGAGGCAATAACAATAGTAAATCTTGCAACAGAGATTGCAACGGACAAGATTCACCAGTATGGGATGAACTCGTTCAGACTATACAAGCTGCCAACGCCGAAAAAAGGTGAGGTGGTTGGTCTTCTTGGAAGGAATGGAATGGGAAAGAGCACTGTAGTATCCATCTTATCTGGCAACCTAATGCCTAATCTTGGTAATTACGAGAATCCTCCAGGATGGGAGCAGGTTCTCAAACATTTTGCAGGAACTGAGCTCAAAGAGCATTTTGAGAAGATAAAAAATCAAGAGATAAAGGCCTCAATAAAACCACAGCAGGTCTACAACATATCTCAGATATTTGACGGAACTGGAAAGGAGCTTTTGGACAAGTATGACCAGCGTGGCGTCGTACCAGAGCTGGTAAGGGAGCTTGGACTAGAAAACGCAGTAGAGCATCATGTCAAGGAGCTTAGCGGAGGTGAGCTGCAAAGGATCGCAGTGGCGGCAGCTGCTGCAAGGGATGCAGATTTTTACTTTTTTGATGAACCGTCATCGTACAACGATGTGTTCCAGAGGAGAGGGGTTGCAAGAGTCATCCACAGTCTGGCAAACATAGGAAAAAGCGTCATGGTAGTAGAGCATGATCTGACACTGCTTGACTTTCTATCAGACTATATTGAGATACTTTACGGAGAACCTTCAGCTTATGGAATAGTCTCAAATGTCTTGTCCACAAAGGTTGGTATCAATGTATTCTTGGATGGATATCTACCAAACGAGAACGTCAGATTCCGTGACAAAAAGTTCAGCTTTGATGTATCGACATCACAGGACGACTTTGAAAAGGGCGAGGTGGTCATAACCTACCCCAAGCTTGTAAGACGATATCCAGCATTCTCAGTGACAATCGAGCCAGGTCAGGTCAGACGCGGTGAAGTTCTTGGGATAATGGGTGCAAATGCACTTGGCAAGACAACCATGATGAAGATGATTGCAGGTGTGGAAAAGCCCGATGAAGGATCTGTTGATAAAGCAATCACAATATCCTACAAGCCACAATACATCCCGAACGACTACGATGTCGAAGTCATATCAGTGCTTGACAAAGCAAACGAAGGTCCTATAATGGGTAGTGCTGAGGAGGAACAGATACTCGATCCTCTGAAGATCAAAAAATTGTACAACAAATCAATAAAGAATCTTTCAGGTGGAGAGCTGCAAAAAGTTGCTGTCGCAACTTGCCTTCTCAAAAAAGCCGACGTTTACGCACTTGATGAGCCGTCTGCGTTCTTGGATGTAGAGGACCGGATAGCCATTGCCAAATTCTTGCAAAAATTTGTCCGCTCTTATGCAAAATCGGCAATTGTAATAGATCATGACATACAGCTTATGGACCTGATTTCCGACTCGATAGTGATATTTGAGGGCGTCTCAGGTCTTGAGGGCCGCGCTACTGCGCCGCTTGGAAAGGCAGAAGCAATGAACAGGTTCCTTCACTCCCTTGACATCACTTTCAGACGCGATGAGCAGACCCTAAGACCGCGAGTAAACAAGGCAGGAAGTAGGCTTGATAAGCAGCAAAAAGACTCTGGGAACTTTTACTACAAGCGCTAG